The genomic region CCGCCGAGCAGGTCATCGCCCAAGCAGAGACCGTTCTGAAAGACTGCCAGGTCTCAGTCATCAAGATCGGCCTGCTGGGAGACGTAGTCATCGCCCATGCTATAGCCGGGCTGCTGCGGGAGCATGAAAACATCCCAGTGGTTCTCGATCCTGTGCTGGCGGCTGGCGGCGGCACCCCGCTGGCCACGGAGAGCCTATTGTCGACTATCCGGCAACAGCTGCTGCCGCTATGTACCTTGATCACCCCAAACAGCCCTGAGGCCCGTCGCCTGGCACCCCATGAGGAGACACTTGAACAGTGCGCCCACACTCTGCTCAAAACCGGCGCTGAACATGTTCTGATCACCGGTACCCATGAGCAGAGTGACCGCGTAACCAACCGTCTCTACGACAAGACGGGGTTGCTCAATCAAGCCGATTGGCAGCGCCTGCCCGGCGAGTACCACGGCTCAGGCTGCACCCTGGCTGCCGCCATCGCAGCCAATATGGCAAGTGGAAAAGATCTAATCGAAGCGGTCAATAGTGCCCAGCAATACACCTGGAAGACGCTATTGAATGGCTTTCGCAGCGGTCGCTGCCAATCCCTGCCGGACAGACTGCAGCGCCAAAGCAACCAACCCGAAACATGAACAGAGTTACCCGGCTGCATGGCCTCTACGCCATCACTGACACGGCACTTGCACAGAACCGAAACCTGGCTGAACAAGTCGCCCAAGCCCTGTTGGGAGGCGCGCGCATCATCCAGTACCGGGACAAAAGTGGCGACAGGTCACGCCGACAGGCCGAGGCAAAAAGCCTGCTCAAGCTGTGCCGGAAGCACCATGCGCTGCTGCTGATCAACGACGACCTGGAACTGGCGAAAAGCATCGGCGCCGACGGTATCCACCTGGGCCGTGACGACGCCTTCCTGCCACAGGCAAGAGCACTGCTGGGACCGGAGGCTATCATCGGCGTCTCCTGCTACAACCAGCTTGAACTGGCCCGTGAAGCGAGCCGCGCTGGAGCGGACTATATAGCCTTCGGGCGCTTCTTCCCCTCACAGACAAAACCCGATGCGGTACAGGCCGATCCCGAATTGCTGCGCCAGGCCAGCCGTGAACTGCCTCAGCCACAGGTTGCCATCGGCGGCATTACGCCGGAGAATGGCGGCCCACTAATAGACGCGGGCGCCGATATGCTGGCTGTCATCGAAGCGATTTTCAACCAGACAGACATTCGACTCGCCGCTGCAAGATTCAGCAAACTATTCCAACCGGAGGATTTACCACGATGAGCCGTTCTCACGACCTTTTCGCCCATGCACAGCAACATATTCCCGGCGGCGTGAATTCACCGGTGCGGGCCTTCAAGGGTGTCGGCGGTGACCCGGTATTCATCGACTGCGCCGCCGGACCCTACATCTTCGACCCGGACGGCACACGTTATATCGACTATGTTGGCTCCTGGGGGCCGATGATTCTGGGACACGCCCATCACGAGGTGATCGAGGCAGTCGCTTCTGTTATCGACAAAGGATTGAGTTTCGGTGCCCCCACCGAACTTGAGAGCCTGATGGCGGACAAAGTCTGCGAACTGGTACCGAGCATGGACATGGTGCGCATGGTCAGCTCCGGCACCGAGGCCACCATGTCGGCGATCCGCCTCGCCCGGGGTTACACAGGCCGGGACAAGATCGTGAAATTCGAAGGCTGTTACCATGGTCACTCCGACTCCCTGCTGGTGAAGGCGGGCTCCGGCATGTTGACCCTGGGTGAACCCTCCTCCCCCGGCGTACCCGCCTCATTGGCAGAGCACACCATCACCCTCAACTACAACGATGCGGAGCAGGTCAAAGAGACCTTCGCCAAGATCGGTGATGAGATCGCCTGCATCATCGTCGAGCCGGTAGCGGGTAATATGAACTGCATCCCTCCGGTCCCAGGCTTTCTTGAGACCCTGCGCGAAGTCTGCGACCAGCACGGCAGTGTACTGATCTTCGATGAGGTTATGACCGGCTTTCGCGTCGCCCTGGGCGGAGTACAAGGCTACTACGGCATCAAACCTGACCTCACCACCCTGGGCAAAGTGATCGGCGGCGGCATGCCGGTTGGCGCCTTCGGTGGCAAACAAGAGATCATGGAGAAGATCGCCCCGCTGGGTCCCGTCTACCAGGCCGGCACCCTCTCCGGCAACCCTGTAGCTATGACCGCCGGACTGCAAACTCTCGAGTTGATCTCCGTACCAGGCTTCTTCGACACCCTCTCCGCCAAGGTGGAGACCCTGGTTACCGGCATTATGGAAAAGGCCAAAGCGGCAGGCATCCCGATGGCTGAAAACCACATAGGCGGCATGTTTGGCCTCTTCTTCACAGAAGCCGACAAGGTCACCGACTTTGCCGGTGCCACCGCATGCAACCCGGAGCGCTTCAAGCAGTTTTTCCACGCAATGCTGGATCGCGGCGTCTATCTCGCCCCCTCATCCTACGAGGCAGGCTTCGTCTCCGCCGCCCACTCCGATCAGGATCTGCAGACGACCATCGATGCCGCTGGCGAGGTTTTTGGGGAGATGCAATAGTAAGGATAAGGCTTAAAGGAGAAAGGGGAAGTATTCCGACCCCTTCTCTACTTTTTTATTTACCCTCGATAGATGTTGGGGAACAGAATACTCACCCCCAGTCTCGAATGGATTTGGCGTGTCGTGAAGACTGAAGATATCCTGACTTTCTGGTATTCAAATCAGATGAGCCGACACTGGTTCTCATCCACAGCGGCTATCGACGCAGAGATTGTCGAGCGCTTTGAAACTATCTGGTCGCAAGCTGCTTCTGGGGAACTGACTACCTGGCTGAAGAGCCCAGAGGGATGCCTGGCGCTGGCCATCATCCTCGATCAGTTTCCCCTCAATATGTTTCGGGGCGAAATGAAGAGCTTCTCGACTGAACGTCAGGCCTTAGAGGTGGCGCATTATGCCGTCGATAGAGGTTTTGACCGCCAGCTACCCAAGGCCCAGGTCTCCTTTCTGTATATGCCTTTGATGCACAGCGAAGAGTTGGCCGATCAGGAGCTGTCGGTGAGTCTGTTTGAAGCGGCCGGGTTAACGGAAAATACCCGTTTTGCCCGTCACCATCGAGAACTGATCCGGCGCTTTGGGCGTTTTCCCCACCGCAATGCGATCATTAATCGCAAAAGTACCACAGAGGAGTTGGACTATCTGGCCTCTCCGAAAGCCTTTAATGGCTAATTTGTGGGGAAATCACCATGAATAAATCTGCCACCTTTTCCTTTCCTCTTTCCGTCAAGGCCTAGAATTTATAGGAGACGCCTAGCGAGACCACAGGATAGTACTTGAAGTTCTCGAGGTCGCTTTCCACACGCTGCTCTTCGGCTGCCAAATCGTCGGCATCCACAATGCCAGCATCGGCGCCAAACGGCGTCAAACTGACGTCGGGTGACCCTTGAAACAAGACTCCCACATCGAGATTAAAGCCCCAGCCCTTGTCAGCGCTAACGGCATTGCCCCAGCCGATACCAAGATAGGGGGCAGTGGAATTAAAACCGATGAGTGCATCGAGCCCTACATCGTAGTCGGTACCGCCAATATTCAAAGAACCGCCGACAGGCAGCGCACGGCCAGTTAGCTCGTTATTGTTGGACATCATGCCGGCACTGAAGCGGAAGCCGGAATCGAACGGGTGCCAGTCGGCCAGCAGCGAAATCGTCTGAAGATCCATCGTCAGGTCGTAATCTGTATCATCCAGCGTATACGAGTAATCATAATTAAAACCATTGACACCCAAGCGCGCGTTCAGCGACTCAGTTATTCCCAAAGTGCCTTCCAGGCCCAATCCCAGAGAGCCTGCCTTACCGGTCAATGCAAAGCCTTCAGCCATCGCATTATTTCCAAGCAGCCCCATTCCGAGCAATGCCACCATAAGACCAAGCTTTCTTTTCATCCCTTTCTCCCCAACCAATCAACAGAATTCCAATTAATTCTATTTCTTTTTTAACATTCGGGAATGCGATGGGGTCACAGAACGAGAGGTCAGGCCTTGATTACGAAAAGGAACAGATTTATTTTCATGAGAACCACTCCCTACGCAGGCGGCAAAGACGAAAGCCATCCTTTGTGTCTGGTTAGCAATACATCCCTGTCACTAACCTTGATACAAGGCGGGACTTCCCTGCCCCCTTCGAATCTCATCGGCCATCCTTGTTAGGAATTAATATACTATCCGTGCCCGGGCAGTGCCATCAGAAAATCTACGCCAATTGTAGGAATTATCTGAAAGCATTGGGACTTCTCAGGGAGCAGTGAATTTGTTCTCTGACCCGGTCACAATTGTTTTCAAATAAAATCTGGACAATAATCGGCTGACAATAAAATTATTCAGAATGGAAGGGAGTCCGATCGAGGAGATATCCACTTGTACCTTACCGTTCGCCACTTCATCCTCACCTGCCTGCTCTGTCTTACTATTTCTCCTGCTTACAGCGACACTTTGACCTGGGTTGGCTGCGGCATCACTAAAAAGGCATTCATGGCTGAGTTGAGCCTCGCCTACCAACGGAAGACAAAGACAGAGATCCTACTCTCCGGTGGTGGAGCCACAAAGGGCATACGTCAGGTCGCTGCCAACAAAGTTGACATTGGCGGTAGTTGCCGTAACAAACTGTGGGATGATCCCGCAGAGAAATCGGTTCAATTTCACCCCGTTGCCTGGGATGCGCTGGTGGTCATCACCCATGAGAATAATCCGATAAACAACATCTCACTGCAGGATCTGAAAGCGGTCTACACGGGCAAAATCACCAACTGGACGCAGTTGGGCGGGAATGACCAACCAATCAACTTACTGATTCGCAAGGGTAAGATTTCAGGTGTTGGCCACACCATCCGGGAATATCTTTTTGCTGCACCTGACATGGAATTCGCCTCTGACATCACTTTTCCCTCATCAGGCCCGCTGGAACAGGAGACTGAAAGCAATCTCAACAGCCTGGCGATCACCGGCGTCAGCAGCGCCCGAAAACGCAATGTCAAAATCCTAAAACTTGAAGGCAAGGCCCCTACCTATGAAAACATCAAATCGGGGACCTATCTGCTCTATCGACCACTCTATCTGGTGAGTAGTTTCAGGAACAGTAACCGAAGCGAGGTTATGAAGTTCATCCATTTTGCCAACAGTTCGCTAGGTCGGGAGGTAATCCGGCACAACGGAGTCGTTCCCTACATGGATGGGCTCCACCTGGTCAACAAGCTAAACCAGCAACGACGAATCAGCCGCAAGATGCGACTCGAGAGGAGGAGATCCAACAAGGATTAAGCGTGGTATTTTAACTAACCTCTGCCCCACCTTCTTATCCAGTTGTTCGCCTCGCTGCGAAGGTCCACTGGACCTTCGGTGGTGACTCTAAGGAAATCTTTCCTCGCCATCCCTGGCGCTGCTATAGCGTTCTAAATCAACCCCAGCCCGGACATCCTGTCCGGTCGTTCGCCTCGCTGCGAAGGTCCACTGGACCTTCGGTCAAGGCTCACCCTTTTCCCTTTGTCCTTTTACCTTTATCCTCTCACCCCGTGACCGACCTTCTCAGCCTACTATTGGAATGGATCTCGAACCACACCCTATGGGCAGGTGTTGTGGTGTTTCTGGTCGCCTTTTCCGAGTCGGTGGCCGTTGTCGGACTTCTTGTACCAGGCGTGGTAATGATGTTTGGTTTCGGCGCCCTGATCGCCACCGGCACACTGGCATTCTGGCCGGTCTTCTGGTGGGCGGTCGGAGGCGCTATCGCCGGGGACGGACTCAGCTTCTGGCTTGGCAGACACTACAAGGATCGACTGCACAATCTCTGGCCCTTCAGCCGCCACCCGGAAACCCTGCAGCGCGGCACTGAATTCTTTAGAAAATATGGCGGCAAGAGTGTCGCCATCGGTCGTTTTTTCGGCCCGGTGCGGGCGATCATTCCTCTGGTTGCCGGTATGCTGGAGATGTCGGCCTGGCGCTTCTTTTTCGCCAATTCTTTCTCTGCCCTGATCTGGGCACCTGCCTACCTGCTGCCAGGCATCGTCTTCGGAGCCTCTCTCGAACTCGCGGCCGAAGTCGCTTTCCGGCTGGTGGCGGTTCTGCTCTTGGGCGTGGGGGGAATCTGGCTGATTTTCTCCTTTTCACGTCGACTGTTCCGGCTGATTCGACCTCACGCCACCCGGATCGTCCAGACCATCACCAATTGGGGCGCCAGACACCCCTTCCTGGGCGAGATCGCCAGCGCCCTGGATAATCCCTCCCATCCGGAAGCCAGGGGATTCGGCATCCTGGCAACTCTGCTGTTGCTGGGCACCTTTCTGTTCGGGCTGCTCGCGGCAATGGTGTTGGAAGGAACACTGATCAGCCAACCCGATCACTGGGTCTTCAACGGACTGCAGAGTCTGCGCAATCCCTGGTCAGACAACCTGATGCTCCATCTCAGCCGTTTTGCCGACCCCTCAACGATCAGCGTGGTGACTCTTGCGGTGGGAATTTTCCTGCTCCGGGAGCGCCACCTTCCGGCACTGCAACACTGGCTGGCTGCTGTGCTCTTTGGACTGCTTACTCCGCTACTGTTGAAATATAGCTTGCAGATTCCCCGTCCGATGGAGGGTATCG from Gammaproteobacteria bacterium (ex Lamellibrachia satsuma) harbors:
- the hemL gene encoding glutamate-1-semialdehyde 2,1-aminomutase yields the protein MSRSHDLFAHAQQHIPGGVNSPVRAFKGVGGDPVFIDCAAGPYIFDPDGTRYIDYVGSWGPMILGHAHHEVIEAVASVIDKGLSFGAPTELESLMADKVCELVPSMDMVRMVSSGTEATMSAIRLARGYTGRDKIVKFEGCYHGHSDSLLVKAGSGMLTLGEPSSPGVPASLAEHTITLNYNDAEQVKETFAKIGDEIACIIVEPVAGNMNCIPPVPGFLETLREVCDQHGSVLIFDEVMTGFRVALGGVQGYYGIKPDLTTLGKVIGGGMPVGAFGGKQEIMEKIAPLGPVYQAGTLSGNPVAMTAGLQTLELISVPGFFDTLSAKVETLVTGIMEKAKAAGIPMAENHIGGMFGLFFTEADKVTDFAGATACNPERFKQFFHAMLDRGVYLAPSSYEAGFVSAAHSDQDLQTTIDAAGEVFGEMQ
- a CDS encoding phosphate ABC transporter substrate-binding protein → MAELSLAYQRKTKTEILLSGGGATKGIRQVAANKVDIGGSCRNKLWDDPAEKSVQFHPVAWDALVVITHENNPINNISLQDLKAVYTGKITNWTQLGGNDQPINLLIRKGKISGVGHTIREYLFAAPDMEFASDITFPSSGPLEQETESNLNSLAITGVSSARKRNVKILKLEGKAPTYENIKSGTYLLYRPLYLVSSFRNSNRSEVMKFIHFANSSLGREVIRHNGVVPYMDGLHLVNKLNQQRRISRKMRLERRRSNKD
- a CDS encoding phosphatase PAP2 family protein; its protein translation is MFLVAFSESVAVVGLLVPGVVMMFGFGALIATGTLAFWPVFWWAVGGAIAGDGLSFWLGRHYKDRLHNLWPFSRHPETLQRGTEFFRKYGGKSVAIGRFFGPVRAIIPLVAGMLEMSAWRFFFANSFSALIWAPAYLLPGIVFGASLELAAEVAFRLVAVLLLGVGGIWLIFSFSRRLFRLIRPHATRIVQTITNWGARHPFLGEIASALDNPSHPEARGFGILATLLLLGTFLFGLLAAMVLEGTLISQPDHWVFNGLQSLRNPWSDNLMLHLSRFADPSTISVVTLAVGIFLLRERHLPALQHWLAAVLFGLLTPLLLKYSLQIPRPMEGIEGLGPWAFPSAHVLRATVTYGFLAILIARVLPLNLRWLPYSLASSIIAGVALSRLYLGAHWLSDVVASLLLGTAWIAALGMAWYRHAELERHWLGLTLSAMIAAGFATALGSHLYQTEDFQRYRPAPPTQTISLQAWQQSAADSLPRHRHDIRERLDHPFNVQLAGPPQPLIDTLESRGWQRAEMLGWHNLLRMLSPSLALRELPLLPQVHDGSYESITLVKHPDAGEQLVLRLWSTPVILRPLQQPVWIGNVSRQRQAYLLGLLTYPVTESNFQTPLEILNKDSADFPRIERKEPDSPLLLGPVDAS
- a CDS encoding thiamine phosphate synthase, producing the protein MNRVTRLHGLYAITDTALAQNRNLAEQVAQALLGGARIIQYRDKSGDRSRRQAEAKSLLKLCRKHHALLLINDDLELAKSIGADGIHLGRDDAFLPQARALLGPEAIIGVSCYNQLELAREASRAGADYIAFGRFFPSQTKPDAVQADPELLRQASRELPQPQVAIGGITPENGGPLIDAGADMLAVIEAIFNQTDIRLAAARFSKLFQPEDLPR
- a CDS encoding DUF924 domain-containing protein — translated: MLGNRILTPSLEWIWRVVKTEDILTFWYSNQMSRHWFSSTAAIDAEIVERFETIWSQAASGELTTWLKSPEGCLALAIILDQFPLNMFRGEMKSFSTERQALEVAHYAVDRGFDRQLPKAQVSFLYMPLMHSEELADQELSVSLFEAAGLTENTRFARHHRELIRRFGRFPHRNAIINRKSTTEELDYLASPKAFNG
- a CDS encoding hydroxymethylpyrimidine/phosphomethylpyrimidine kinase — protein: MKPSSRKLPIVLTIGGHDPGGGAGIQADIEAVGANGCHCSTAITCLTLQDSCDVQAVMPLPAEQVIAQAETVLKDCQVSVIKIGLLGDVVIAHAIAGLLREHENIPVVLDPVLAAGGGTPLATESLLSTIRQQLLPLCTLITPNSPEARRLAPHEETLEQCAHTLLKTGAEHVLITGTHEQSDRVTNRLYDKTGLLNQADWQRLPGEYHGSGCTLAAAIAANMASGKDLIEAVNSAQQYTWKTLLNGFRSGRCQSLPDRLQRQSNQPET